The Macaca fascicularis isolate 582-1 chromosome 1, T2T-MFA8v1.1 genome includes a window with the following:
- the ZNF648 gene encoding zinc finger protein 648, with product MAQVDSQDRWGEVSPLSSLTEEAHDTQMLSMNLESDDEDGGEAKKEGPADPVACPRGSSPVTYDNPDLPWPHPLDKEEEKFSDSSSAGDMGQKPVEMSGKASWSRDVAKINETQGSPGASTALGTLPSGLARKLGQMQPLGDRLPAGDDGDSRANQGTVLAVPSSFPSNGKYLCAHKSADTSAENYSLLCFPRPGSNWDLSTRETHTPAQASATPASLTAAVLAKAQRSGKVQNQAGGREDGEAEARPHRRLRGGRACQKPSKPLSPAETRGGAKRYACELCGKAYSHRGTLQQHRRLHTGERPYQCSFCDKAYTWSSDHRKHIRTHTGEKPYPCPDCGKAFVRSSDLRKHQRNMHSNNKPFPCSECGLTFNKPLSLLRHQRTHLGAKPFRCPACDREFAVASRMVEHQRVHSGERPFPCPTCGKCFTKSSNLSEHQTLHTGQRPFKCADCGVAFAQPSRLVRHQRIHTGERPFPCTQCGQAFARSSTLKRHQQIHSGEKGFFCAECGRAFRIASELAQHIRMHNGERPYQCKDCGQAFTRSNHLQRHGAKHRTCKKEPIPSSSDE from the coding sequence ATGGCACAAGTGGACTCCCAGGACAGGTGGGGAGAGGTGTCTCCTCTCAGCAGCTTGACTGAGGAGGCTCATGACACCCAGATGCTGAGCATGAACTTAGAGAGTGATGATGAAGATGGTGGGGAGGCCAAAAAAGAGGGACCTGCTGACCCGGTGGCCTGTCCAAGGGGCAGCTCCCCAGTAACATATGACAATCCTGACTTGCCATGGCCCCATCCACTGgacaaagaggaagagaaattctCTGACTCCTCCAGTGCTGGGGACATGGGGCAGAAACCAGTAGAAATGTCTGGGAAAGCCAGCTGGAGCAGAGATGTGGCAAAGATCAACGAGACCCAGGGTTCCCCAGGAGCAAGCACAGCTCTGGGTACCCTTCCCAGTGGTCTCGCACGCAAGTTAGGTCAGATGCAACCTCTTGGGGACCGACTACCTGCGGGTGATGATGGAGACTCGAGGGCCAACCAGGGCACAGTCTTGGCTGTCCCATCCAGCTTCCCCAGCAATGGAAAGTATCTCTGTGCGCACAAAAGTGCAGACACGTCCGCAGAGAACTATTCTCTGTTGTGTTTCCCCAGGCCAGGGAGCAACTGGGACCTCTCCACGCGAGAGACACACACACCAGCGCAGGCGTCggccaccccagccagcctgACTGCCGCGGTACTGGCAAAAGCGCAAAGAAGCGGGAAAGTACAGAACCAGGCGggcgggcgcgaggacggagaGGCTGAAGCGCGTCCGCACAGGCGCCTGCGGGGCGGGCGAGCCTGCCAGAAGCCCAGCAAGCCGCTGAGCCCCGCTGAGACGCGCGGCGGCGCCAAGCGCTACGCGTGCGAGCTATGCGGGAAGGCCTACTCCCACCGCGGCACGCTCCAGCAGCACAGGCGCCTGCACACGGGCGAGCGGCCCTACCAATGCTCCTTCTGCGACAAGGCCTACACCTGGTCCTCCGACCACCGGAAGCACATCCGCACGCACACAGGCGAGAAACCCTACCCGTGTCCAGACTGCGGGAAGGCCTTCGTGCGCTCTTCGGACCTGCGCAAACACCAGCGCAACATGCACAGCAACAATAAGCCCTTTCCGTGCTCCGAGTGCGGCCTGACCTTCAACAAGCCGCTGTCGCTGCTGCGCCACCAGCGCACGCACCTGGGAGCCAAGCCCTTCCGCTGCCCCGCCTGCGACCGGGAGTTCGCTGTGGCCAGCCGCATGGTGGAGCACCAGCGCGTGCACTCGGGCGAGCGgcccttcccctgccccacctGCGGCAAGTGCTTCACCAAGTCCTCCAACCTGTCCGAACACCAGACGCTGCACACCGGCCAGAGACCCTTCAAGTGCGCTGACTGCGGCGTGGCTTTCGCGCAGCCCTCCCGCCTCGTGCGCCACCAGCGCATCCACACTGGCGAGAGGCCCTTTCCTTGCACGCAGTGTGGCCAGGCCTTTGCCCGCTCTTCGACCCTGAAGCGGCACCAACAGATCCACTCCGGAGAGAAGGGATTCTTCTGTGCAGAGTGCGGCAGGGCCTTCCGCATTGCCTCTGAGTTGGCCCAGCACATACGAATGCACAACGGAGAGAGGCCCTACCAGTGTAAGGACTGCGGCCAGGCCTTCAcccgatccaatcacctccaacgACACGGAGCCAAGCACCGCACCTGCAAGAAAGAACCCATCCCTTCCTCCTCTGACGAGTGA